The proteins below come from a single Halomonas binhaiensis genomic window:
- the parE gene encoding DNA topoisomerase IV subunit B translates to MTQYSASSIEVLSGLEPVRKRPGMYTDTSRPNHLAQEVIDNSVDEALGDFADTIRVKLLDDGGIEVEDNGRGMPIDIHPEHGVSGIELIMTRLHSGGKFSSSSYRFSGGLHGVGVSVVNALSRRLEVEVQRDGQRYAMAFEHGETVSPLAAIGTAAKRAKGTLVRFWPEQSYFDSPKLSVSRLKHLLRAKAVLCPGLKVELIEADGTATTWQFEDGLRDYLAQSTNGYEVLPASPFVGHFSDEEQAADWAIQWLPEGGDSLMESYVNLIPTAQGGTHVNGLRSGLLEALREFCEYRSLLPRGVKLTAEDLWERVAYVLSVKMLDPQFAGQTKERLSSRTVSGFVSGVVKDAFSLWLNHHVDQAEALAELVISAAQRRQKTAKKVARKKITSGPALPGKLADCSGQDPARSELFLVEGDSAGGSAKQARNRETQAILPLRGKILNTWEVDSHDIYGSQEVHDIAVAIGMDPNSDDLSKLRYHKICILADADSDGLHIATLLCALFVRHFSALVDAGHVFVAMPPLYRIDLGKEVHYALDESEKAAILKRLESKRGTPNVQRFKGLGEMSPLQLRETTMAVETRRLVQLTREEGDGTMEMMDMLLAKKRAADRKSWLEDYGNLADIEV, encoded by the coding sequence ATGACCCAATACAGTGCCAGCTCTATTGAAGTGCTTTCCGGGCTCGAGCCCGTGCGCAAGCGTCCCGGCATGTACACGGATACCTCCCGCCCAAACCATCTGGCTCAGGAAGTCATTGATAACAGTGTCGACGAGGCCCTGGGTGATTTCGCCGACACCATACGCGTCAAGCTGCTCGACGATGGCGGCATCGAAGTGGAAGACAACGGCCGCGGGATGCCCATCGACATTCACCCGGAACATGGTGTTTCGGGTATCGAATTGATCATGACCCGCCTGCATTCCGGTGGAAAATTCTCCTCTTCCAGTTACCGTTTTTCCGGTGGTCTGCATGGCGTCGGGGTTTCTGTGGTCAATGCGCTGTCCAGGAGACTGGAGGTCGAAGTGCAGCGCGATGGCCAGCGTTATGCCATGGCCTTCGAGCATGGCGAAACGGTGTCTCCTCTGGCGGCGATAGGCACGGCAGCCAAGCGCGCCAAGGGAACCCTGGTGCGCTTCTGGCCAGAGCAGAGCTACTTCGACAGCCCCAAATTGTCTGTCTCGAGGCTCAAGCACCTGCTGCGCGCCAAGGCGGTACTCTGTCCTGGTCTCAAGGTCGAGCTGATCGAGGCCGACGGGACAGCGACCACCTGGCAGTTCGAAGATGGCTTGCGCGACTATCTGGCCCAGAGCACGAACGGCTATGAGGTGTTGCCGGCGTCGCCTTTCGTGGGTCATTTTTCCGATGAGGAACAGGCAGCGGACTGGGCCATACAGTGGTTGCCCGAAGGCGGTGACTCGCTGATGGAAAGCTACGTGAACCTGATCCCTACGGCGCAGGGAGGCACTCATGTCAATGGCTTGCGTTCAGGGCTGCTGGAAGCACTGCGTGAATTCTGTGAATACCGCAGCCTGTTGCCTCGGGGTGTAAAACTGACCGCTGAGGATCTGTGGGAACGGGTCGCCTATGTACTCTCGGTGAAGATGCTCGACCCTCAGTTTGCTGGTCAGACCAAGGAGAGACTGTCATCACGCACCGTGTCAGGCTTCGTTTCCGGAGTGGTAAAGGATGCCTTCTCGTTGTGGCTCAACCACCATGTAGATCAGGCCGAGGCGCTGGCGGAGCTGGTGATCAGCGCTGCTCAGCGGCGCCAGAAGACTGCCAAGAAGGTCGCTCGCAAGAAGATCACCTCAGGCCCAGCGCTGCCTGGCAAGCTGGCTGACTGCAGTGGTCAGGACCCAGCCCGCAGTGAACTGTTTCTGGTAGAAGGGGATTCGGCTGGCGGCAGTGCCAAGCAGGCTCGTAACCGCGAGACCCAGGCGATTCTTCCCTTGCGCGGCAAGATTCTCAATACCTGGGAAGTGGATTCCCACGATATCTATGGCTCCCAGGAAGTGCACGACATCGCAGTGGCCATCGGCATGGATCCCAACAGCGATGACCTGTCCAAGCTGCGCTATCACAAGATCTGCATTCTGGCTGATGCGGATTCTGATGGCCTGCACATCGCCACCCTGCTGTGCGCCTTGTTCGTGCGCCACTTTTCGGCGCTGGTGGATGCTGGTCACGTCTTCGTGGCCATGCCACCGCTGTACCGCATCGATCTGGGCAAGGAAGTGCATTACGCCCTGGACGAGAGCGAGAAGGCAGCCATCCTCAAGCGCCTGGAAAGCAAGCGGGGAACACCCAATGTGCAGCGTTTCAAAGGCCTCGGCGAGATGAGCCCGTTGCAATTGCGCGAGACCACCATGGCCGTCGAAACCCGGCGTCTGGTCCAGCTTACCCGGGAAGAAGGCGACGGCACCATGGAAATGATGGACATGCTGCTGGCCAAGAAACGCGCTGCCGACCGCAAGAGCTGGTTGGAGGATTACGGCAATCTGGCGGACATCGAGGTGTAA
- a CDS encoding ion transporter yields the protein MAVTASNWRGRFEQLRANKLFELVVIAIIILSALLIGAKTYEETSRFQQALVVLDMGVTAFFLVELLIRMAAERRVLDFFKKGWNVFDFLIVVASLVPLNDSEMVLLARLLRIFRVLRLVSMIPELRILMVALFKSIPRMGYVLLLMFIIFYIYGAVGSFLFVDVDPKLWGNISLAMLTLFQVATFESWATAVLYPAMEHYPYAWIYFLTFIFLNAFVFLNMMIGIVLDVMQKESVAIELENGEGEAAELHGLRSDVRELRDQLNRMESLLKERS from the coding sequence ATGGCTGTAACTGCGAGCAACTGGCGTGGACGCTTCGAGCAACTGCGTGCCAACAAGCTGTTTGAGCTGGTTGTCATCGCCATCATCATCCTGTCGGCGCTGTTGATTGGGGCCAAGACCTACGAAGAAACCTCCCGTTTCCAGCAGGCTCTCGTGGTGCTGGATATGGGCGTCACCGCGTTTTTCCTGGTCGAGTTGCTGATTCGCATGGCAGCAGAGAGGCGCGTGCTCGACTTCTTCAAGAAGGGCTGGAATGTCTTCGATTTCCTGATCGTCGTCGCCAGCCTGGTGCCCTTGAACGACTCGGAAATGGTATTGCTGGCGCGTTTGCTGCGTATCTTCCGGGTCTTGCGTCTGGTATCGATGATTCCTGAACTACGCATCCTGATGGTGGCGTTGTTCAAGTCGATTCCCCGCATGGGCTACGTGCTTCTGTTGATGTTCATCATCTTCTACATCTACGGTGCAGTCGGCAGCTTTCTGTTCGTGGACGTGGACCCCAAACTGTGGGGCAATATCTCTCTGGCCATGCTGACGCTGTTCCAGGTCGCAACTTTCGAGAGCTGGGCCACGGCAGTGCTCTATCCGGCCATGGAGCATTACCCATACGCATGGATCTACTTCCTGACCTTTATCTTCCTCAACGCTTTTGTCTTTCTGAACATGATGATCGGTATCGTTCTGGACGTCATGCAGAAGGAGAGCGTAGCTATTGAGCTGGAGAATGGCGAAGGGGAAGCCGCGGAGCTTCATGGACTGCGAAGCGATGTGCGTGAGCTGCGCGACCAGCTCAACCGGATGGAATCGTTGTTGAAGGAGCGTAGTTGA
- a CDS encoding glycerophosphodiester phosphodiesterase family protein, which translates to MKLPKTAALLPVLVVSLAGPAHASAENEVVDDIDQLPVTLGPRPFFLVDDMDEDSAQSAELKTQLQQCASSMDSYERSDFSIGHRGAPLMFPEHTRESYMAAARMGAGVLECDVAFTKDKELVCRHSQSDLHSTTNILETPLAEKCSVPPTFDDAGNLSNAADIMCSTSDITLAEFKTLEGRMDGVNTEAKTLDDYLAGNPTWRTELYAANSGTLMTHAESIELFKSLGVKMTPELKTPTVDMPFDGMTQQDYAQKMIDEYVAADVDPSDVFPQSFLLDDVRYWVDNTDFGDQAVFLDDRDTQPDFNIANPDTWSPSMEELADMGVKILAPPLWMLLAANDDPDKPIVPSTYAEQAKAAGLDIIAWSFERSAPLTEDGDWYFQTIDSVVDNEGDKMVALDVMARDIGIRAMFSDWPASVTFYANCMADELEL; encoded by the coding sequence ATGAAGCTGCCCAAGACTGCTGCCTTGCTCCCCGTGCTGGTCGTGAGCCTTGCTGGTCCGGCCCATGCCTCTGCCGAGAATGAAGTTGTCGATGATATCGATCAGTTGCCGGTTACGCTGGGGCCACGCCCCTTCTTTCTCGTCGATGACATGGATGAGGACAGTGCTCAATCCGCCGAACTCAAGACTCAATTGCAACAATGCGCTTCCAGCATGGACAGCTATGAACGCAGTGACTTCTCCATCGGTCACCGCGGCGCTCCCTTGATGTTCCCGGAACACACCCGGGAATCCTACATGGCCGCCGCACGCATGGGGGCCGGAGTCCTGGAGTGTGACGTGGCTTTCACCAAGGACAAGGAACTGGTCTGTCGTCATTCCCAGAGCGACCTGCACTCCACGACCAATATCCTGGAAACACCGCTGGCCGAAAAGTGCAGTGTGCCGCCAACATTCGATGACGCCGGCAATCTCAGTAATGCCGCCGATATCATGTGCTCCACCAGCGATATCACCCTGGCCGAGTTCAAGACACTCGAAGGGCGCATGGATGGCGTCAACACCGAGGCCAAGACCCTGGATGACTACCTGGCCGGGAATCCAACCTGGCGCACGGAACTTTACGCGGCCAACTCCGGAACCTTGATGACGCATGCCGAAAGCATCGAGCTGTTCAAGAGCCTCGGCGTGAAGATGACCCCTGAACTCAAGACGCCGACTGTCGATATGCCTTTCGATGGCATGACCCAGCAGGACTACGCACAAAAGATGATTGACGAGTATGTCGCCGCCGACGTCGACCCGTCAGATGTCTTCCCCCAGTCTTTCCTGCTCGATGATGTTCGCTACTGGGTCGACAACACCGACTTCGGTGACCAGGCGGTATTCCTGGATGATCGCGACACACAACCCGACTTCAACATCGCCAACCCGGACACCTGGTCGCCCTCGATGGAGGAACTGGCTGACATGGGGGTCAAGATCCTGGCACCTCCGCTGTGGATGCTGCTGGCTGCCAACGATGATCCCGACAAGCCCATTGTGCCATCCACCTATGCTGAACAAGCCAAAGCCGCAGGCCTCGACATCATTGCCTGGTCCTTCGAGCGCTCCGCCCCCCTGACTGAGGACGGTGACTGGTATTTTCAGACCATCGACTCGGTCGTCGACAATGAAGGCGATAAAATGGTGGCGCTGGATGTCATGGCCCGAGACATCGGCATTCGCGCCATGTTCTCTGACTGGCCAGCCAGTGTGACCTTCTATGCCAACTGCATGGCAGATGAACTCGAGCTGTAG
- the parC gene encoding DNA topoisomerase IV subunit A has translation MTMDIQVAEGDVERLSLREYTEKAYLDYSMYVILDRALPHIGDGMKPVQRRIVYAMRELSLTANAKYKKSARTVGDVLGKFHPHGDSACYEAMVLMAQSFSYRYPLVDGQGNWGSPDDPKSFAAMRYTEARLSRFSEVLLSELGQGTVDWTPNFDGTMNEPVVLPARLPHVLLNGGMGIAVGMTTDIPPHNVHEVVEATCQVLRNPGATTADLMKHLPAPDFPTEAEIITPRADLRKIYEAGRGSVKLRARYMLEDGNVVITALPYQVSGAKVLEQIAAQMQAKKLPMVADLRDESTHEDPTRLIIEPRSNRIDIEALMAHLFATTDLEKNIRVNLNVIGLDGRPRVMPLPELLGEWLDFRRTTVRRRLEHRLGKVMDRLHILAGLLIAYLNIDEVIRIIREEDEPKSALMDAFGLSDRQAEAILELRLRHLAKLEEMKIRTEQDELEEERKYLEKLLGDAGAMTDLIEEELRKAGEEYGDARRSPIVEREEAKALSEVELVGADPVTVVLSEKGWIRAAKGHDIDPEGLSYKAGDKFHLAARGKTNQPLVLLDDTGRAYTLPAHQLPSARGQGEPVTGKVNVVAGAHMAGVMLAPPDTRYLLASDGGYGFVAKLVELTGKNRSGKSILSLPNGCNVLAPVEVPGGEEGLSVAAVSNEGRLLLFPLEQLPEMAKGKGNKMIDIPGARAARREEFVRDLVVLAPGDSLVVHSGKRKLTLKGEELDYYRGDRGRRGSKLPRGLQKVDRLERQEG, from the coding sequence ATGACCATGGATATTCAGGTGGCGGAGGGCGACGTCGAACGTCTGTCCCTGCGCGAATACACGGAGAAGGCCTACCTCGATTATTCGATGTACGTCATTCTCGACCGGGCGCTACCCCATATCGGCGATGGCATGAAGCCCGTGCAACGGCGCATCGTCTATGCCATGCGCGAGCTGTCATTGACGGCCAATGCCAAGTACAAGAAGTCCGCTCGCACCGTCGGCGACGTATTGGGTAAATTCCACCCCCACGGTGACAGTGCTTGCTACGAGGCCATGGTACTCATGGCCCAGTCATTCAGCTATCGCTATCCGCTGGTGGATGGCCAGGGCAACTGGGGAAGCCCGGACGATCCCAAGTCCTTTGCTGCCATGCGCTATACCGAAGCGCGCCTATCGCGCTTCTCTGAAGTCCTGTTGTCGGAACTTGGGCAGGGGACGGTGGACTGGACGCCGAATTTCGATGGCACCATGAATGAACCGGTGGTGCTGCCGGCGCGCTTGCCCCATGTGCTGCTCAATGGTGGCATGGGGATTGCCGTGGGCATGACCACGGATATTCCGCCGCATAATGTGCATGAAGTGGTCGAGGCCACCTGCCAGGTATTGCGCAACCCGGGCGCGACCACTGCGGACTTGATGAAGCACCTGCCAGCACCGGACTTTCCCACCGAGGCCGAAATCATTACGCCCCGGGCCGATCTGCGCAAGATCTATGAAGCAGGTCGAGGCAGTGTCAAGCTGCGTGCTCGCTACATGCTGGAAGATGGCAATGTGGTGATCACGGCGCTGCCGTATCAAGTCAGTGGTGCCAAGGTGCTGGAGCAGATCGCCGCCCAGATGCAGGCCAAGAAGCTGCCTATGGTAGCGGATCTGCGTGATGAGTCGACCCACGAGGATCCGACCCGACTGATCATCGAGCCGCGCTCCAACCGGATCGATATCGAAGCATTGATGGCGCACCTGTTCGCCACGACCGACCTGGAAAAGAACATACGGGTCAACCTCAACGTCATCGGGCTCGATGGTCGCCCGCGAGTGATGCCGTTGCCCGAGTTGCTGGGCGAATGGCTCGATTTCCGTCGTACCACGGTACGTCGGCGCCTGGAGCATCGCCTGGGCAAGGTGATGGACCGGCTGCATATCCTTGCAGGCTTGCTGATCGCATACCTCAATATCGATGAGGTCATCCGCATCATTCGCGAGGAAGACGAGCCCAAGAGCGCCCTGATGGACGCTTTTGGCCTGTCCGATCGCCAGGCCGAGGCCATCCTCGAGTTGCGCTTGCGTCACTTGGCCAAGCTCGAGGAAATGAAGATTCGCACCGAGCAGGATGAGCTTGAGGAAGAGCGAAAGTACCTCGAGAAGCTGCTGGGTGATGCCGGAGCCATGACCGATCTGATCGAGGAAGAGCTACGCAAGGCGGGTGAAGAGTATGGCGATGCGCGTCGCTCGCCGATCGTCGAGCGTGAAGAGGCCAAGGCGCTTTCCGAAGTCGAGCTGGTCGGTGCAGATCCGGTGACTGTCGTGCTTTCGGAAAAGGGCTGGATACGTGCGGCCAAGGGCCACGACATCGATCCGGAAGGGTTGTCCTACAAGGCGGGAGACAAGTTTCACCTGGCGGCGCGAGGCAAGACCAACCAACCTCTGGTCTTACTGGATGACACTGGCCGAGCCTATACCTTGCCTGCTCACCAATTGCCAAGTGCCCGTGGTCAGGGCGAGCCCGTTACCGGAAAGGTCAATGTGGTTGCCGGTGCGCACATGGCCGGGGTGATGCTGGCACCGCCGGACACTCGCTATCTGTTGGCTTCGGATGGCGGTTATGGTTTCGTGGCCAAGCTGGTCGAGCTGACTGGCAAGAACCGATCAGGTAAATCGATCCTGTCACTACCTAATGGCTGCAATGTGCTGGCACCGGTGGAAGTGCCGGGTGGTGAAGAAGGCTTGAGCGTGGCGGCGGTATCCAATGAAGGGCGTCTGTTGCTGTTCCCGCTGGAGCAGTTGCCGGAGATGGCCAAGGGCAAGGGCAACAAGATGATCGACATTCCCGGGGCGCGGGCAGCGCGTCGCGAGGAATTCGTGCGTGACCTGGTGGTGTTGGCGCCAGGAGATTCCCTGGTGGTGCATTCCGGCAAGCGCAAGCTGACACTGAAAGGCGAAGAACTCGACTATTACCGTGGTGACCGCGGCAGACGCGGCAGCAAGTTGCCACGTGGCTTACAGAAAGTGGATCGCCTGGAGCGCCAGGAAGGATGA
- the serB gene encoding phosphoserine phosphatase SerB, producing the protein MTRRILMRATGQARPGQLAGLGCALARSGARLLDINQSVTFGILSLEALVALDHEAELEQALSEVGDELGLDVQAIQISAEEYHRWSVDASQPRLIMTLLAPKLPAGILAEVGALTAEHGLTVELIHRLSGREPLDGEAPEHGSCVECWLRGEEVDVEALHEKALALGAAHGVDIALQEDSIWRTHRRLVCFDMDSTLIKAEVIDELARRHGVYDEVAEVTERAMRGELDFKQSFRERMSKLKGLDESVLADIAAELPLMDGVETLMKQLKRLGYRTAILSGGFTYFAEYLQARLGFDEIHANELVIENGKVTGEVREPIVDADRKAQLLHEIAERQGIRMEQTIAVGDGANDLKMLAAAGLGIAFRAKPLVRQQARHSISTLGLDAVLYLIGYRQADLEA; encoded by the coding sequence ATGACAAGACGAATCTTGATGCGTGCCACTGGTCAGGCACGGCCGGGACAATTGGCTGGCCTGGGCTGTGCACTGGCCAGAAGCGGAGCTCGGCTGCTGGATATCAACCAGAGCGTGACCTTCGGTATCCTGTCGCTTGAGGCACTGGTCGCCCTGGACCATGAAGCGGAGCTGGAGCAGGCATTGTCTGAAGTGGGCGATGAGCTTGGCCTGGATGTACAGGCTATTCAGATCAGTGCCGAGGAATATCATCGCTGGAGCGTGGATGCCAGCCAGCCTCGACTGATCATGACATTGCTGGCGCCGAAATTGCCGGCCGGCATTCTGGCGGAAGTCGGTGCCTTGACCGCTGAGCATGGCCTGACCGTTGAGCTGATTCATCGCCTGTCCGGGCGTGAGCCCCTGGATGGTGAAGCTCCCGAGCATGGCAGCTGCGTCGAATGCTGGCTGCGTGGAGAGGAGGTCGATGTCGAGGCGCTGCACGAGAAAGCCTTGGCATTGGGGGCTGCCCATGGGGTGGATATCGCTCTGCAGGAAGATTCCATCTGGCGCACTCATCGTCGATTGGTGTGCTTCGATATGGATTCGACCTTGATCAAGGCGGAAGTCATCGATGAGCTGGCGCGTCGTCATGGCGTCTACGATGAAGTGGCTGAAGTCACCGAGCGGGCCATGCGGGGAGAACTGGATTTCAAGCAGAGCTTCCGTGAGCGAATGTCCAAGCTCAAGGGGCTTGATGAATCCGTGTTGGCCGACATCGCGGCAGAGCTACCGCTGATGGATGGTGTCGAGACGCTGATGAAGCAGCTCAAGCGTCTGGGCTATCGTACGGCCATCCTGTCCGGTGGCTTCACCTATTTTGCCGAATACCTGCAGGCGCGCCTGGGCTTCGATGAGATCCATGCCAATGAACTGGTCATCGAAAATGGCAAGGTGACGGGAGAGGTGCGTGAACCGATCGTCGATGCTGACCGCAAGGCACAATTGCTTCACGAGATTGCCGAGCGTCAAGGCATTCGCATGGAGCAGACCATCGCGGTGGGAGATGGTGCCAACGACCTGAAGATGCTCGCTGCCGCAGGCCTTGGCATCGCTTTCCGTGCCAAGCCTCTGGTGCGCCAGCAGGCACGTCATAGTATCTCGACATTGGGTCTGGATGCGGTGCTTTACCTGATCGGCTACCGTCAAGCCGACCTGGAGGCATAG